In the genome of Variibacter gotjawalensis, one region contains:
- a CDS encoding TonB-dependent receptor plug domain-containing protein, whose product MSLSSLKIRHILLASSILSVSTIATEVKAQATLDPVVVPAPQPREAVVPQRQRTTQGRRGTRRATRPVAPVAAVPAPAVERASLPTTVPTPVERIGSSVTVIGAAQIERDQRRTVPEVLQTVPGLVVVPSGGPGNQTSVFMRGTNSNHVKVLVDGISINDPATGLIDFGNLAATGDIERVEVLRGPQSGLYGSDALGGIIAITAKRGEGPPKAAVTLEGGSFGTFNQNVNVSGSHERFDYAFNVSHFRAESVPVTPLELLPPGQRRINDFYDNLTFSTKLGAQLTENFRINFVARYTDATLRFTGDGFDPVTFAAVPNAQQSRQQIEQFATRGEAVWQTFDGRLVNTLGANYFEQKSYSASPDGSSRSTIGDRTRIDWRSQYAFLPGQFLIAGADHEIERFSKPGFGAENSNTGGWLELQAQPFERAFLAANVRYDENEHFGGHTTWRVAPSYIIAGSETKLKGSVGTGFKAPTLSQLFEDFPDFFFFGNPNLKPEESLGYDIGFEQPLAGGQLRVGAVYFHNDITNLISTVFLPDFTSTLGNINRATTRGVEAFVSAQVTDRIKVRADWTYTDAIDEQTKQQLIRRPRNKGSVTVAYSPYDPLTLSATVLYIGEFADRDRTFFAPTINPGYTLLNVAANYQVNPYTKVFARVDNLTNEKYEPVTGFLGRGIGVYGGVRVTN is encoded by the coding sequence ATGTCTCTTTCGTCTCTTAAGATTCGCCACATCCTGCTGGCGAGCAGTATTCTCTCCGTTTCCACCATAGCGACCGAAGTGAAAGCGCAAGCGACGCTCGATCCTGTCGTCGTTCCGGCGCCGCAGCCGCGCGAGGCCGTCGTGCCGCAGCGTCAGCGTACGACGCAGGGCCGCCGCGGCACGCGCCGCGCTACCCGTCCGGTTGCGCCCGTTGCCGCCGTACCGGCTCCGGCCGTTGAGCGCGCAAGTCTGCCGACAACCGTTCCGACGCCGGTCGAGCGTATCGGCTCGTCCGTCACCGTGATCGGCGCTGCGCAGATCGAGCGCGATCAGCGCCGCACCGTGCCGGAAGTTTTGCAGACAGTGCCAGGCCTTGTCGTCGTGCCGAGCGGTGGTCCGGGCAACCAGACATCGGTCTTCATGCGCGGCACCAACTCGAACCACGTCAAAGTGCTGGTTGACGGAATCAGCATCAACGATCCGGCGACCGGCTTGATCGATTTCGGCAATCTCGCCGCGACGGGCGACATCGAGCGTGTCGAAGTGCTGCGCGGTCCGCAGAGCGGGCTCTACGGCTCGGATGCACTCGGCGGCATCATTGCGATCACGGCCAAGCGCGGCGAAGGTCCGCCGAAGGCTGCCGTTACGCTGGAAGGCGGCTCGTTCGGCACTTTCAATCAGAACGTCAACGTGTCGGGCTCGCACGAAAGGTTCGACTACGCCTTCAACGTCAGCCACTTCCGCGCCGAGTCGGTGCCGGTGACGCCGCTTGAGCTGTTGCCGCCGGGGCAGCGGCGTATCAACGACTTCTACGATAACCTTACGTTTTCGACGAAGCTCGGCGCGCAACTGACGGAGAATTTCCGCATCAACTTCGTAGCGCGCTACACCGATGCGACGTTGCGCTTCACGGGCGACGGCTTCGACCCCGTCACATTCGCGGCTGTTCCGAACGCACAACAGAGCCGGCAACAGATCGAGCAGTTTGCGACGCGCGGCGAAGCCGTCTGGCAAACCTTCGATGGTCGCTTGGTCAATACGCTCGGCGCGAACTATTTCGAGCAGAAGAGCTACAGCGCGTCGCCGGATGGAAGCTCGCGCAGCACGATCGGCGATCGCACGCGGATCGATTGGCGTTCGCAATATGCTTTCCTACCGGGTCAGTTCTTGATCGCGGGCGCGGATCACGAGATCGAACGCTTCAGTAAGCCAGGCTTTGGAGCCGAGAACTCGAACACTGGGGGCTGGCTAGAATTGCAGGCTCAACCGTTCGAGCGCGCATTCCTGGCAGCTAACGTCCGCTATGACGAGAACGAGCACTTTGGCGGACACACGACGTGGCGTGTCGCGCCGTCCTACATCATCGCGGGCAGCGAGACGAAACTGAAGGGCAGCGTCGGCACCGGCTTTAAAGCTCCGACGCTCAGCCAGCTGTTCGAAGATTTTCCGGACTTCTTCTTCTTCGGCAACCCGAATCTCAAGCCGGAGGAAAGCCTCGGTTACGATATCGGCTTTGAGCAGCCGTTGGCGGGTGGCCAGTTGCGCGTCGGTGCTGTGTACTTTCACAACGACATCACGAACCTGATTTCGACCGTCTTCCTTCCCGATTTTACATCGACGCTTGGAAACATAAATCGGGCAACGACTCGCGGCGTTGAGGCCTTTGTGTCCGCCCAGGTGACTGATCGGATCAAGGTCCGAGCCGATTGGACCTACACTGATGCAATTGACGAGCAAACGAAACAGCAACTCATTCGCCGCCCGCGCAACAAGGGCAGCGTGACGGTCGCTTACTCGCCGTACGATCCGCTGACGCTCTCGGCAACGGTGCTCTACATCGGCGAATTCGCTGATCGAGACCGGACTTTCTTCGCGCCGACGATCAACCCCGGCTACACGCTGCTGAACGTTGCGGCGAACTACCAAGTCAATCCGTACACGAAGGTGTTCGCGCGCGTCGACAACCTGACCAACGAGAAATACGAGCCCGTCACCGGCTTCCTCGGTCGCGGCATCGGCGTCTACGGCGGCGTCCGTGTGACAAACTAG
- a CDS encoding N-acyl amino acid synthase FeeM domain-containing protein, whose protein sequence is MLAANKSEDQLSFTDRVAAFLENVDYRLMSSPEDRETIYRLRYDAYLREGTIEPSPSRRITDKYDDLENSWIFGIYYEEELLSSIRLSVSLPGHSIIPALGVFGDHLEGPIANGTVYVDPTRFVADAEAARRYPVLPYVTLRAAFLAGGYFNADYVLATVRREHQAFYKRVLQCTPLCPPRNYPSLTKPISLMSVHYPTSSLKVAQRYPFFHSTVAERRALFSRPPRSVHAAA, encoded by the coding sequence ATGTTAGCGGCGAATAAAAGTGAGGATCAACTCAGCTTCACGGATCGCGTTGCCGCGTTTTTAGAGAACGTCGACTACCGGCTGATGAGTTCGCCCGAAGATCGCGAGACGATCTATCGCTTGCGCTACGATGCTTATCTTCGCGAAGGTACGATCGAGCCATCACCGTCGCGCCGTATCACCGACAAATACGATGATCTCGAAAACTCTTGGATATTCGGCATCTACTACGAAGAAGAATTACTGAGCTCGATCCGCCTCAGCGTGTCGCTGCCGGGACATTCGATCATTCCCGCGCTCGGTGTGTTCGGCGATCATCTCGAAGGGCCGATCGCCAACGGCACTGTTTATGTCGACCCGACGCGCTTCGTTGCCGATGCTGAAGCGGCGCGCCGCTATCCAGTGCTGCCTTACGTCACGCTGCGTGCGGCATTCCTCGCCGGCGGCTATTTCAATGCCGACTATGTGCTCGCCACCGTGCGACGCGAACATCAAGCATTCTACAAGCGCGTGCTTCAGTGCACGCCGCTGTGCCCGCCGCGAAATTACCCGAGTCTCACGAAGCCAATCTCGCTGATGTCGGTGCATTATCCGACGAGTTCGCTAAAGGTCGCGCAGCGTTATCCGTTCTTCCATTCGACGGTTGCGGAGCGTCGCGCGCTGTTCTCGCGCCCGCCGCGCTCTGTGCACGCCGCCGCTTAA
- a CDS encoding putative bifunctional diguanylate cyclase/phosphodiesterase, with amino-acid sequence MPLTEDNKSKNLPADVYVSLVDALYREPLTLFIGALAAAGGVLLTAWTSGSFLLYGTAAVVVLAALLRLHDMRSFAKYRDNLTAEKAWHWELRYIIGVAGVLLPLGAWCIIGFAYLKDPFVQTICYGATVAYMIGIAGRNFAIERIVTAQIVFSAVPMAIAFFAMGTIEYFLAGLLMAGFFVTLKMISDRLRSNYLDAIISTRNVTELATRFDTALNNMPHGLAMFNATGRLEVANRRLIDLFKLPLTIADGKTNVRGLVAAGRRSGAILSSDVKQLAEELELRTAREKSGVMATDLADGRSLEITIQPMSNGGSVALIEDVTERKAAEAKIAHLARFDALTGLPNRAYFRERMDRVIALTQRGESCAVLFVDLDQFKNVNDTLGHPIGDALLRVVAERLGSIVRDTDLVSRFGGDEFVILQSPIKGPEQAASLARRILSALGEVFGIADHQIVVGASVGIAMAPTDGRDADTLLKNADMALYRAKSDGRAGWRFFEPDMDVKAQARRALELDLRTAVTTDAFEVYYQPLLNAQTMEITTCEALIRWPHAKRGMVSPAEFIPIAEEMGLISEIGKRVLRKACAECMKWPKHVRVAVNISAVQVKRGNVPAVIREALEGSGLAANRLEIEITESVLLQDTEATHTFIRELHEMGVRLSLDDFGTGYSSLSYLHSYPLDKIKIDRSFLKDIESQDRVRKLVEGVARLSSELGLSVAVEGVETESQCDLLRSIPYVTEMQGFLFSRPVPRLEVRKMLDGTTPIRKVA; translated from the coding sequence ATGCCGCTGACGGAAGATAACAAAAGCAAGAATCTGCCGGCCGACGTCTATGTCTCGTTGGTGGATGCTCTTTATCGCGAGCCGCTGACCCTGTTCATCGGCGCACTGGCGGCTGCCGGTGGTGTATTGCTTACCGCATGGACGTCCGGATCTTTCCTGCTCTACGGAACTGCTGCCGTCGTCGTTCTCGCTGCTCTTTTGCGCCTGCATGACATGCGCTCCTTCGCGAAGTATCGCGACAATCTCACGGCCGAAAAAGCCTGGCACTGGGAGCTGCGCTACATCATCGGCGTCGCCGGCGTGCTGTTGCCGCTCGGCGCGTGGTGCATCATCGGCTTCGCCTATCTCAAAGACCCGTTCGTCCAGACGATCTGCTATGGCGCGACAGTCGCCTACATGATCGGCATCGCGGGCCGCAATTTTGCAATCGAGCGCATCGTGACCGCGCAGATCGTATTCTCCGCCGTGCCGATGGCGATCGCCTTCTTTGCGATGGGCACGATCGAATACTTCCTCGCCGGTCTTCTGATGGCGGGCTTCTTCGTGACGCTGAAGATGATCTCGGATCGTCTGCGCTCGAACTATCTCGACGCCATCATCTCGACGCGAAACGTCACCGAACTCGCAACGCGCTTCGACACTGCGCTGAACAACATGCCGCACGGCCTTGCGATGTTCAACGCGACCGGCCGCCTCGAAGTCGCCAACCGCCGTTTGATCGATCTCTTCAAGCTTCCGCTGACGATTGCGGATGGCAAAACCAACGTGCGCGGCCTCGTCGCCGCGGGCCGGCGCTCCGGCGCGATCCTGAGCTCCGACGTCAAACAGCTGGCCGAAGAACTTGAGCTTCGCACGGCGCGCGAGAAGAGCGGCGTGATGGCGACTGATCTCGCCGACGGCCGCAGCCTGGAAATCACCATTCAGCCGATGTCGAACGGCGGCTCGGTGGCGCTTATCGAAGACGTGACGGAGCGAAAGGCGGCTGAAGCAAAGATTGCGCACCTCGCGCGCTTCGACGCGCTGACCGGGTTGCCGAACCGCGCCTACTTCCGCGAACGTATGGATCGCGTGATCGCACTGACGCAGCGCGGCGAATCCTGCGCGGTTTTGTTCGTCGATCTCGATCAATTCAAGAACGTGAACGATACGCTCGGTCACCCGATCGGCGACGCGTTACTGCGCGTCGTCGCGGAGCGCCTCGGATCGATCGTGCGTGATACCGACCTCGTCTCGCGCTTCGGCGGCGACGAATTCGTCATCCTCCAATCGCCGATCAAAGGTCCGGAACAAGCCGCATCGCTCGCGCGCCGCATCCTCAGCGCGCTCGGCGAAGTGTTCGGCATTGCGGATCATCAGATCGTCGTCGGCGCAAGCGTCGGCATCGCGATGGCGCCGACCGATGGCCGCGACGCGGATACGCTATTGAAGAATGCCGACATGGCGCTCTATCGCGCGAAGTCGGACGGCCGCGCCGGATGGCGCTTCTTCGAACCCGATATGGACGTGAAGGCGCAGGCGCGCCGCGCGCTCGAGCTCGATCTGCGCACCGCTGTCACGACCGACGCTTTCGAGGTCTATTATCAGCCGCTGCTTAATGCGCAGACGATGGAAATCACGACCTGCGAAGCCCTGATTCGCTGGCCACATGCGAAGCGCGGCATGGTGTCTCCCGCAGAGTTTATTCCGATCGCCGAAGAGATGGGTCTCATCAGCGAGATCGGAAAACGCGTGCTGCGAAAAGCCTGTGCCGAATGCATGAAGTGGCCGAAGCACGTTCGTGTCGCCGTCAACATCTCGGCTGTGCAGGTGAAGCGCGGCAACGTTCCGGCGGTCATTCGCGAAGCTCTCGAGGGCTCAGGCCTCGCGGCCAATCGCCTCGAAATCGAAATCACCGAGTCGGTGCTTCTGCAGGACACCGAAGCGACGCACACGTTCATCCGTGAGCTGCACGAGATGGGTGTCCGGCTGTCGCTCGACGATTTCGGCACCGGCTATTCGAGCTTGAGCTACCTGCACAGCTATCCGCTCGACAAGATCAAGATCGATCGCAGTTTCCTCAAAGACATCGAGTCGCAAGACCGCGTCCGCAAGTTGGTCGAAGGCGTCGCGCGCTTGAGTTCCGAACTTGGCCTCAGCGTAGCGGTTGAAGGTGTCGAGACTGAAAGCCAATGCGACCTGTTGCGCAGCATTCCTTACGTGACGGAAATGCAGGGCTTCTTGTTCAGCCGTCCGGTTCCGCGTCTCGAAGTCCGCAAGATGTTGGATGGAACCACACCTATCCGCAAGGTTGCGTAG
- a CDS encoding phytanoyl-CoA dioxygenase family protein, whose product MKLSQEQVKQFDDQGYMFFPECFSAEEIALMSIEADNILKMDRPEVWREKSGAPRTGFAAHTFNEVFRLLAHHPRLVEPLQQVFGEPVYVHQFKLNAKAAFTGDVWQWHQDYGTWARDDGMPEPRAMNIAVYLDEVHPFNGALMLVPKSHKHGTLEAGHDLSTTSYPLWTLDESTVTRLCREAEEDGKPGIVAPVGKPGSVLMFHGNLVHGSAPNITPYPRKIIYLTLCAVSNHITKFTRPEFIAHRDFTPIQPVDDGALLEHARAHRVAAE is encoded by the coding sequence ATGAAACTGTCGCAAGAACAGGTGAAGCAGTTCGACGACCAAGGCTACATGTTCTTTCCGGAATGTTTCTCGGCCGAAGAAATCGCGCTGATGAGCATCGAGGCCGATAACATCCTCAAGATGGATCGCCCCGAAGTGTGGCGCGAAAAATCCGGCGCACCACGCACGGGTTTCGCCGCGCACACGTTCAACGAAGTTTTCCGTTTGCTGGCGCATCACCCGCGCCTTGTCGAGCCGCTGCAGCAGGTGTTCGGCGAACCCGTCTACGTGCATCAGTTCAAGCTGAATGCGAAGGCGGCCTTCACGGGCGATGTCTGGCAGTGGCATCAGGATTACGGCACGTGGGCGCGCGACGACGGCATGCCGGAACCGCGCGCGATGAACATCGCGGTCTATCTCGACGAGGTTCACCCGTTCAACGGCGCGCTGATGCTCGTGCCGAAGAGCCATAAGCACGGCACGCTCGAAGCCGGGCACGACCTTTCGACGACGTCGTATCCGCTGTGGACACTCGACGAGAGCACCGTGACGCGGCTCTGCCGCGAGGCCGAAGAAGACGGCAAGCCTGGCATCGTCGCGCCGGTCGGCAAGCCGGGCTCGGTGCTGATGTTCCACGGCAACCTGGTGCACGGCTCGGCGCCGAACATCACGCCCTACCCGCGCAAGATCATCTATCTGACGCTGTGCGCGGTCTCCAATCACATCACCAAATTCACGCGGCCTGAATTCATCGCGCACCGCGACTTCACGCCGATCCAGCCGGTCGATGACGGGGCACTGCTCGAACATGCGCGCGCGCATCGCGTCGCGGCCGAATAG
- a CDS encoding DUF6925 family protein, which produces MEPDLYAVLAGFVPDTDTGWSLGTFGAIAEFTRDPGEPVELVSRSSRLSAVTGRGGILLFPNTHLRLVASEAVTKSGWSQKVALCLPLDHSAMSRRATLTEIGIDTEALRDEDRGDILFDLGLDVGHLDACVRVSPQVAAQLRRHCGRSLFESGNTAIHDILAAKPHRVFVTRVGRIEVFQPIPPADGRSPEGPHTHLLPALLAHRRTHPATELIPEGLVPVAHFYPPHPVSMGTEFAPDRHESFQQLLRAFGDAGYVRFKDDVSARLDAASTELAPASKADRIAYRVAIKQAHAQGRIIPDSWSISAVHDGDVDPEMVEQHPH; this is translated from the coding sequence GTGGAGCCTGATCTTTACGCGGTGCTGGCGGGCTTCGTGCCCGATACGGACACCGGTTGGTCACTCGGCACGTTCGGTGCGATCGCGGAATTCACCCGCGATCCTGGCGAACCGGTCGAACTCGTGTCCAGGTCGTCGCGCCTGTCCGCGGTCACCGGACGCGGCGGCATCCTTCTGTTTCCGAACACGCATCTCCGTCTCGTTGCCTCCGAAGCCGTGACGAAAAGCGGTTGGAGCCAGAAGGTGGCCCTCTGTCTGCCGCTCGATCACAGCGCGATGTCGCGGCGAGCGACGCTGACGGAGATCGGCATCGATACGGAAGCGTTGCGCGACGAAGATCGCGGCGACATTCTTTTCGACCTCGGTCTCGACGTCGGTCATCTCGACGCCTGCGTCCGCGTGTCGCCGCAAGTCGCGGCGCAACTCCGCCGTCATTGCGGGCGGTCGCTGTTCGAATCAGGCAATACGGCGATCCACGATATTCTTGCCGCGAAACCGCATCGCGTCTTCGTAACGCGCGTCGGCCGGATCGAGGTTTTCCAACCGATTCCGCCCGCCGACGGCCGCAGTCCCGAGGGGCCTCACACGCATCTGCTGCCCGCTTTGCTCGCGCATCGACGCACGCATCCGGCGACCGAGCTGATCCCCGAGGGGCTCGTGCCGGTCGCGCATTTCTATCCGCCGCACCCGGTGTCGATGGGGACAGAGTTCGCGCCGGACCGGCACGAAAGCTTTCAGCAGCTGTTACGCGCGTTCGGCGATGCCGGTTACGTGCGGTTCAAGGACGATGTCAGCGCACGCCTCGACGCTGCGAGTACCGAGCTTGCGCCGGCCAGTAAGGCCGACCGCATCGCCTACCGCGTCGCCATCAAACAAGCGCACGCGCAAGGCCGAATCATTCCGGATTCTTGGTCGATCAGCGCGGTGCACGACGGCGATGTCGACCCCGAAATGGTCGAACAACACCCTCATTAA
- a CDS encoding TetR/AcrR family transcriptional regulator, with protein sequence MRETQAEAKPRDTRDRILRAADELFYGHGINSVGVDAIAAAAGVTKRTLYHHFDSKDALVAAYVGAHTANFRIHADRSAREQILRAFEKLAQRLQDDGFRGCAFINAAAELSDRKHPAVAVATNAKDAREAWFRDLAKLGRASRPELLAKQLAILFDGTIAQFLVRRDATVAAAALAAAEALTADLT encoded by the coding sequence ATGAGAGAAACACAAGCTGAAGCGAAGCCGCGCGACACTCGCGACCGCATCCTGCGCGCCGCGGACGAGCTGTTTTACGGCCACGGCATCAACTCGGTCGGGGTCGATGCAATCGCGGCCGCGGCGGGCGTCACGAAGCGGACGCTCTATCATCACTTCGACTCGAAGGACGCGCTGGTCGCAGCTTATGTCGGCGCGCATACGGCAAACTTCCGCATTCACGCCGACCGCTCGGCGCGCGAACAGATCCTGCGCGCGTTCGAAAAGTTGGCGCAGAGGCTACAGGACGATGGCTTTCGCGGCTGCGCGTTCATCAATGCGGCCGCCGAGCTGAGCGACCGGAAGCATCCCGCCGTCGCGGTCGCGACGAATGCGAAGGATGCGCGCGAGGCGTGGTTTCGCGACCTCGCGAAGCTTGGCCGAGCATCGCGCCCGGAGCTTCTCGCAAAACAGCTTGCGATCCTTTTCGACGGTACCATCGCGCAGTTTTTGGTGCGGCGCGATGCGACTGTCGCCGCCGCAGCGCTTGCGGCCGCAGAGGCGCTCACCGCCGACCTCACTTGA
- a CDS encoding ABC transporter substrate-binding protein, producing the protein MRAVATTLLGVALLSAAPLSLDAAPQRVVSLNICSDELVLRLAEPEHIASVTWLSRDARSSNVSDLAARVPVNHGLAEEVVPQRPDLVFAGAFTTTTATALIRRQGIPVRILPIAASVDDARAHIREVASALGTQDRGEAIVADMDRRLAALPAAPPRAVSALVLNPAGFAVGADSLIDDIMRRAGLENTARRLGAQNFIPLELVVMSAPELLIINAARDGPPSLATEILKHPALARMKNTRTIVLPSRLWTCGGPGNVEAIERLIAVAREVRS; encoded by the coding sequence TTGCGAGCCGTAGCGACCACACTCCTCGGTGTCGCGCTTTTGAGCGCGGCGCCGCTTTCGTTAGACGCCGCGCCGCAACGCGTCGTCTCGCTGAACATTTGCAGCGACGAACTGGTGCTGCGTCTTGCGGAGCCGGAGCACATCGCGTCGGTGACGTGGCTATCGCGCGACGCTCGTTCGTCCAACGTCTCGGACCTCGCCGCGCGCGTTCCGGTCAACCACGGCCTCGCCGAGGAAGTTGTGCCGCAACGCCCCGACCTCGTCTTCGCGGGCGCTTTCACGACGACGACCGCGACTGCGCTCATCCGCCGTCAAGGCATTCCGGTTCGTATTCTCCCGATCGCCGCGAGCGTCGACGATGCGCGCGCGCATATTCGTGAGGTCGCGTCCGCGCTCGGAACGCAGGACCGCGGCGAAGCGATCGTCGCCGATATGGATCGCCGCCTCGCGGCGCTTCCAGCTGCGCCGCCACGCGCCGTATCCGCGCTCGTTCTTAACCCGGCCGGCTTCGCGGTCGGTGCGGATTCGCTCATCGACGACATTATGCGTCGCGCCGGACTTGAAAATACCGCGCGCCGCCTCGGAGCGCAGAACTTCATTCCGCTCGAGCTCGTTGTGATGAGCGCGCCCGAACTACTCATCATCAACGCGGCACGCGACGGCCCGCCGTCGCTCGCGACCGAGATACTCAAACATCCGGCTCTCGCGCGCATGAAGAATACGCGCACGATCGTACTGCCGTCGCGTCTGTGGACCTGCGGCGGCCCTGGCAATGTCGAAGCCATCGAGAGATTGATCGCGGTCGCGCGCGAGGTGCGCTCGTGA
- a CDS encoding FecCD family ABC transporter permease: protein MTAPRLWPLILALSVLTLALFAISLAAGYVSLDLMTAFGDVLAGRETLEATVLTQLRLPRALLGALVGFSLGITGAALQGLLRNPLAEPGIVGVSGAAAFGAVLMFYFGFAGALSLALPLGGIAGAAASTLILYALAGRDAGTMTLILAGVAVNALAGALTSLALNLSPNPYAALEIVFWLMGSLADRSLPYVWLTAPLMIIGWALLLASAPALDALTLGEDTAKSLGINLQRLRFQLVAGAALAVGSAVAVTGAIGFVGLVVPHVLRPLVGHRPGKLLLVSGLGGAALTLAADIAIRVIPIRPELKLGVITALIGAPFLFSLIYRLRQEA from the coding sequence GTGACCGCGCCGCGCCTTTGGCCGCTAATTCTTGCGCTCAGTGTTCTCACGCTCGCCCTTTTCGCGATCTCGCTTGCGGCCGGCTATGTCTCGCTCGATCTTATGACGGCGTTCGGCGACGTGCTCGCGGGCCGCGAGACTCTGGAAGCCACGGTGCTGACGCAGCTACGCCTGCCGCGTGCGCTGCTCGGCGCGCTCGTCGGTTTCAGCCTCGGCATCACGGGCGCTGCGCTGCAGGGACTTCTGCGCAACCCGCTCGCCGAGCCCGGCATCGTCGGCGTCTCGGGCGCTGCCGCATTCGGCGCCGTGCTGATGTTCTATTTCGGCTTTGCGGGCGCGCTCTCGCTTGCGCTGCCTCTCGGCGGCATCGCGGGCGCTGCTGCATCGACCCTGATCCTCTATGCGCTCGCCGGCCGCGATGCCGGCACGATGACGCTCATCCTTGCGGGCGTTGCCGTCAACGCGCTTGCGGGCGCGCTGACATCGCTCGCGCTCAACCTCTCGCCAAACCCATACGCGGCGCTCGAAATCGTATTCTGGCTGATGGGCTCGCTCGCCGACCGCAGTTTGCCGTATGTCTGGCTAACCGCGCCGCTGATGATCATCGGCTGGGCGTTGCTGCTCGCATCCGCGCCCGCGCTCGACGCGCTGACGCTCGGCGAAGACACGGCGAAAAGCCTCGGCATCAACCTGCAACGCCTTCGCTTCCAGCTCGTCGCCGGCGCGGCGCTTGCAGTCGGCAGCGCCGTCGCGGTGACCGGCGCGATCGGCTTCGTCGGCCTCGTCGTGCCGCATGTGTTGCGTCCGCTCGTCGGACACCGGCCGGGAAAACTGCTGCTGGTCAGCGGCCTCGGCGGCGCGGCGCTGACGCTCGCGGCCGACATCGCGATCCGCGTGATCCCGATCCGCCCCGAACTCAAGCTCGGCGTCATCACGGCGCTGATCGGTGCACCATTCCTCTTCAGCCTTATCTACCGCTTGCGGCAGGAGGCGTGA
- a CDS encoding ABC transporter ATP-binding protein, translated as MRIDARDIAFSYGDTPVLDGVSLSLHPGEFVGLIGPNGAGKSSLLRVLANLRAPNGGTVRYDDADAASIGARRLAQRLAFLAQDSQAYWPLRVDAVVALGRHPYRKPFRGADETDRAAIARAIQAADVTAFSQRTMAQLSGGERMRVLLARALAVEAETLLCDEPTASLDPAHQIDTMNLLRAAAHSDRSVVVVLHDLSLAARYCDRLILLSGGKILADGPPDAVLTDRNLADAYGIDVVRGTHDGVPFLLPWAALPAPGGKGGA; from the coding sequence ATGCGGATCGACGCGCGCGATATCGCGTTCAGTTACGGCGATACGCCCGTGCTCGACGGCGTATCGCTGTCGCTGCATCCGGGAGAATTTGTCGGCTTGATCGGGCCGAACGGTGCGGGCAAATCGTCGTTGCTTCGCGTGCTCGCAAATCTGCGTGCGCCGAATGGCGGAACCGTTCGATATGACGATGCGGACGCGGCATCGATCGGCGCGCGCCGCTTGGCGCAACGCCTCGCATTTCTCGCGCAGGACAGCCAAGCCTATTGGCCGCTGCGGGTCGACGCCGTCGTTGCACTCGGCCGCCACCCGTATCGCAAGCCGTTTCGTGGCGCTGACGAGACCGATCGCGCCGCCATCGCGCGCGCGATCCAAGCCGCCGATGTCACCGCGTTTAGTCAGCGAACGATGGCGCAGCTTTCCGGCGGGGAGCGCATGCGTGTGCTGCTGGCACGTGCGCTCGCGGTGGAAGCCGAGACGCTGCTGTGCGATGAACCCACCGCCTCGCTCGATCCCGCGCATCAGATCGACACGATGAATCTGCTGCGTGCTGCGGCGCACAGCGACCGCAGCGTTGTTGTGGTCCTGCACGACCTGTCACTCGCGGCGCGCTACTGCGACCGCTTGATTTTGCTGTCTGGCGGAAAAATCCTTGCTGACGGACCGCCCGATGCCGTGCTCACCGACCGAAACCTTGCCGATGCTTATGGCATCGACGTGGTGCGCGGCACGCACGATGGTGTACCGTTTCTCCTGCCGTGGGCCGCGTTGCCCGCGCCAGGAGGGAAGGGTGGAGCCTGA
- a CDS encoding glutathione S-transferase family protein — MYTLYSMQRSGNCYKVRLALTQLAIPHRAVEIDILKGESRTPDFLAMNPNGRVPVLEVGPQRYLAESNAILWFVGDGTPLAPTDRIQRAEAMQWMFFEQHSLEPNLGQAYFWLTLVKGGRELQSHAIEDWMERGYQALGVMEKHLQSHDYFVDGRYSIADIALYAYTHCAEESGFDLALFPALRAWLSRVAAQTDHVPMLALQSAQRLPA; from the coding sequence ATGTACACCCTCTATTCGATGCAACGCTCCGGCAATTGCTACAAGGTGCGGCTCGCGCTCACGCAGCTTGCCATTCCGCATCGCGCCGTCGAGATCGACATTCTGAAAGGCGAAAGCCGCACACCGGATTTTCTGGCGATGAATCCGAACGGGCGCGTGCCGGTGCTCGAAGTCGGTCCGCAGCGTTATCTCGCCGAATCAAATGCCATTCTGTGGTTCGTCGGTGACGGCACGCCGCTCGCGCCGACCGACCGCATTCAGCGCGCCGAAGCGATGCAGTGGATGTTTTTCGAGCAGCACAGCCTCGAGCCTAACCTAGGTCAAGCCTACTTTTGGCTGACGCTGGTGAAAGGCGGGCGCGAACTGCAGAGCCACGCAATCGAAGATTGGATGGAGCGCGGCTATCAGGCGCTCGGCGTGATGGAGAAGCATCTCCAAAGCCACGACTACTTCGTCGACGGACGTTATTCGATCGCCGACATCGCGCTCTATGCCTACACGCATTGCGCCGAGGAAAGTGGTTTCGATCTCGCGTTGTTTCCGGCGCTGCGCGCGTGGCTGAGCCGTGTCGCCGCGCAGACGGATCACGTGCCGATGCTTGCGCTGCAGAGCGCCCAAAGGCTTCCGGCTTAA